ATAATATTTGTCATAAGGATTCTATAAGTCTCATAGAATACCTTACCCCTAATAAAAAACAAAAAAGAATCCGAATTCGGATTCTTTTTTGTTCCAATTATGATCCTTTTATGCTATTACATAATGGTATAAAGCATGTGCAACACCGTGCTCTTCATTTGTTAATGTTTCATAGTGACACATTGCTTTTAACTCATTAACAGCATTCCCCATTGCAATGGATACGTTGGCTTTTTGCATCATGGAAACATCATTTAGTCCATCACCAATGGCTACTGTGTTTTCAAATGGAATATTAAAATATTCCGCTAAAGTATATAATCCATTTCCCTTTTGAGCATCACAGTGATTAATCTCTAAATTATGCCAATAAGAAGCAGAAATAATTAACTCGCTGTTATGCTGGAACTTTTCTTTTAACCTTTTTAATTTCTGTTGATCATAAGAGAAAGGTAAAAATTTATGCACATATAATTCTTTATTTATAATCGACTTACAACTCTCTATACTATGAAACGCTGTATGTTCAAGGTAAAGTGCTGCAATGTTTTCCACCTCTTCTTCACTAATGTTTATATCTAGATTCCGAATCACTTCCATTTCTTTACGTATATTTTCTTCACCATACTTTGGTACGTATACACCTTTATCCGTATATAATTGATAATACATACCTTGCTCCTCCAAATATTCTACAATGTCAAGTGCGTGTTCATTTTGTATAGCGTATCTTTTCAACATTGTTTTATCTTTATAAATAACTGCACCATTTTCTGCGATAATTGGGCATTGTAAGTTTACTTCTTGTAACAGTCGTTCAATGTCAACGATAGAACGTCCGGTACAAATAGCTACAACATGCCCTTCTTCTTGACATTTTCGAATCGCTTCTGCATTTTCTTTACTAATCATTTTATTTTTCGAAAGAAGCGTTCCATCTAAATCAATCGCAATAAGTTTCATTATTTCTTCACCACTTTCTAGGAATCAGCGAAAAGATAGGGAGATATCGTTTCCATATCTAACGCAGTAACTACCTCTCAGTTATAATTTATGAAAAGCGTTTCAGGTCAAGAAATATTTCAATATCAATTCAAAATAAAAACGCCATCTCCCCCCTTAAAAGATAGCGTTTTCATTTTTGG
The window above is part of the Bacillus cytotoxicus NVH 391-98 genome. Proteins encoded here:
- a CDS encoding Cof-type HAD-IIB family hydrolase, coding for MKLIAIDLDGTLLSKNKMISKENAEAIRKCQEEGHVVAICTGRSIVDIERLLQEVNLQCPIIAENGAVIYKDKTMLKRYAIQNEHALDIVEYLEEQGMYYQLYTDKGVYVPKYGEENIRKEMEVIRNLDINISEEEVENIAALYLEHTAFHSIESCKSIINKELYVHKFLPFSYDQQKLKRLKEKFQHNSELIISASYWHNLEINHCDAQKGNGLYTLAEYFNIPFENTVAIGDGLNDVSMMQKANVSIAMGNAVNELKAMCHYETLTNEEHGVAHALYHYVIA